A genomic stretch from Bacillus sp. E(2018) includes:
- a CDS encoding mechanosensitive ion channel domain-containing protein, with protein MFNLELFNKLPVKILIVALLIIISAYFIRKSVQLFFDKTSFLDENREETLMHFTDQVLKVLGLVFFFIYVLSHFFNLTRLVTGSVVVAGALALIFQHIIRDYIMGLAYLFERQINLGDYVIINGNKQGKIEEISVRHLKIRQYDGYLYTVSYGSINELQNGNRGMRRVNESLILNYRQNPDEAFTVMEEVARICNEKYSEYLLTDLDGKPVESFKFNQITELNVDYKGHRYSLSGIVKEAHFVDASKRIRYELAHAAYVNKLMMAENGEIEMNKRNDSQASH; from the coding sequence ATGTTTAACTTAGAATTGTTTAACAAATTACCTGTAAAAATTTTAATCGTAGCTTTACTAATCATAATCTCCGCTTATTTTATTAGAAAATCCGTTCAGCTTTTCTTTGATAAAACAAGTTTTCTAGATGAAAACCGTGAAGAAACGTTGATGCACTTTACCGATCAAGTTCTCAAGGTTCTTGGATTGGTGTTCTTCTTCATTTACGTATTAAGCCATTTCTTCAATCTAACGAGGCTAGTTACAGGCTCAGTTGTAGTAGCCGGTGCACTCGCATTGATCTTCCAGCATATTATTCGAGACTATATCATGGGACTAGCCTACTTGTTTGAAAGACAGATCAACCTTGGTGATTATGTGATCATCAACGGTAACAAACAGGGTAAAATTGAGGAAATAAGTGTGCGTCACCTGAAGATTCGTCAATACGACGGTTATCTATACACTGTCTCTTATGGAAGTATTAACGAGCTTCAAAACGGAAACCGCGGGATGCGGAGAGTGAATGAAAGCCTCATCCTCAACTACAGACAAAACCCCGATGAAGCGTTTACAGTTATGGAGGAAGTGGCGAGAATCTGCAACGAAAAATATAGTGAGTATCTCTTAACAGATCTGGATGGTAAGCCTGTTGAGAGCTTTAAATTTAATCAAATTACCGAATTAAACGTCGATTATAAAGGACACCGGTATTCTCTCTCAGGGATCGTAAAAGAAGCTCATTTTGTGGATGCAAGTAAACGCATAAGATATGAACTAGCGCACGCTGCTTATGTAAACAAGTTAATGATGGCCGAAAACGGTGAAATTGAAATGAATAAACGTAACGATTCTCAAGCATCTCATTAA
- a CDS encoding M23 family metallopeptidase → MNHLQREVTGKSFGDTFLKGEFKTIYDQTSSNFKDIISLEPFIELSSSFSSGVQNYSLESETILTDHLRQYLWLDNEREKAICVVFDHENMIHSLLLAPFESYPETDNQLSKNTYMMPIQEEWFVFWGGANSFINYHYEIEEQRYAYDLVIVKDGQSYRDTPTSNNDYYAFDKKVVAPCDGRVVKVVNSIVDNELGSTNVSNPEGNYVIIQHANDEYSLIAHFKQHSIVVEDRQMIEQGQLIGLCGNSGNSSEPHIHFQVMNSHDHHNTKSIRIRFHDNYEPIQGDVVNSIKVI, encoded by the coding sequence GTGAACCATTTACAACGAGAGGTAACAGGGAAATCGTTTGGAGATACATTTTTAAAAGGGGAATTTAAAACGATTTATGATCAAACATCAAGTAACTTCAAAGATATTATTTCATTAGAACCATTTATTGAGTTATCATCTTCCTTTAGTTCTGGTGTTCAGAATTATTCATTGGAATCGGAGACAATTCTTACAGATCATTTAAGACAATACTTATGGCTAGATAACGAACGTGAAAAAGCAATCTGTGTCGTATTTGATCATGAAAATATGATTCATAGTCTCTTACTTGCACCTTTTGAAAGCTATCCTGAAACAGATAATCAGCTTTCAAAGAATACATACATGATGCCCATACAAGAAGAATGGTTTGTCTTTTGGGGAGGCGCTAATTCATTCATCAATTATCACTATGAAATCGAAGAGCAGCGTTACGCCTACGATCTTGTAATTGTAAAGGATGGACAATCCTATAGAGACACTCCAACATCAAATAATGATTATTACGCGTTTGATAAAAAAGTAGTAGCTCCATGTGACGGAAGAGTCGTAAAAGTAGTAAACTCTATCGTGGATAACGAACTGGGGTCAACGAATGTCTCTAATCCAGAAGGTAACTATGTAATCATTCAACATGCAAACGATGAGTATAGCCTCATTGCTCATTTTAAGCAACATTCAATTGTTGTAGAGGACCGCCAAATGATTGAACAAGGTCAGTTAATAGGACTATGCGGAAATTCTGGCAATTCATCTGAGCCTCATATTCATTTTCAAGTGATGAATTCACACGACCACCACAACACGAAATCTATTCGTATTCGATTTCATGATAATTATGAACCGATACAAGGTGATGTTGTAAATTCTATTAAAGTTATTTAA
- a CDS encoding DUF4188 domain-containing protein produces the protein MKNIHKGRHVAEVEDHFVVFVIGMRVNKLLSFTKWIPVFKAMGPMVRELYQHPEIGFLHTEFHFSWRRVTLIQYWKSFEQLEAYAHGRTHLSAWKQFNRNIGDDGTVGIFHESYKIEKRSAEAIYNNMPRIGLGKAYSIASVTKHTQTARERMNS, from the coding sequence ATGAAGAATATTCATAAAGGAAGACACGTGGCAGAAGTAGAAGATCACTTTGTTGTTTTTGTAATAGGAATGCGGGTGAATAAGCTACTTTCATTTACGAAGTGGATTCCTGTTTTTAAAGCCATGGGTCCAATGGTTAGGGAGCTTTATCAACACCCTGAAATCGGTTTTCTACATACAGAATTTCATTTTAGTTGGAGAAGAGTAACACTAATTCAATATTGGAAAAGCTTTGAACAACTTGAAGCTTATGCTCACGGTAGAACGCATTTAAGTGCATGGAAACAGTTCAATAGAAATATAGGTGACGATGGAACTGTTGGTATCTTTCACGAAAGCTATAAAATTGAAAAACGGAGTGCAGAAGCCATTTATAACAATATGCCAAGAATTGGACTTGGAAAAGCTTATTCGATAGCCTCCGTAACGAAACACACTCAAACTGCTAGAGAAAGAATGAACAGTTAA
- a CDS encoding MerR family transcriptional regulator, translating into MLHIHKVSEMTGVTVRTLRHYDHIGLLQSSSKTEGGHRLYNHTDLKRLQQIQFMKKIGFRLNEIKNMLNSREWDWSDSLMNQLSYVKQEQENLRKIESTLRELIHGMAIEDESSEIAIQKVMQLANHDKELQEKYRNSLFEKREIKLWKKVPNMTSDHPDTLEWIALIGQLKRFINEDPGCSNVQKIIRRMDEKRAETFGGETEFIDKLWDVRMSEKQSEQLGLYPIDQDVLQFLNSAYEIFISKKM; encoded by the coding sequence TTGCTTCATATTCATAAAGTAAGTGAAATGACTGGTGTGACTGTCAGAACACTTCGTCACTATGATCATATCGGCTTATTGCAATCCTCATCCAAAACAGAAGGTGGTCATCGTTTATATAACCATACTGACTTGAAGAGACTGCAGCAAATTCAATTTATGAAGAAGATCGGTTTTCGTTTGAACGAGATTAAGAACATGCTAAATTCTAGAGAATGGGATTGGTCAGATAGCCTCATGAATCAACTCTCTTATGTAAAGCAAGAGCAAGAAAATTTAAGAAAGATAGAGAGTACGCTTAGAGAATTGATTCACGGTATGGCAATCGAAGATGAGAGTAGTGAAATCGCCATTCAAAAAGTCATGCAATTAGCTAATCATGATAAAGAACTTCAAGAAAAATATAGAAATTCATTATTTGAAAAAAGAGAAATAAAGCTGTGGAAGAAGGTTCCAAACATGACTAGCGACCATCCAGATACTCTGGAATGGATAGCTCTTATAGGACAGTTGAAGCGGTTTATCAATGAGGATCCAGGTTGTTCAAATGTTCAAAAAATCATTAGAAGAATGGATGAAAAAAGAGCAGAAACATTTGGTGGTGAAACAGAGTTTATAGATAAGCTCTGGGACGTGCGTATGTCTGAAAAACAGTCAGAACAATTAGGATTATATCCCATTGATCAAGATGTACTGCAATTTTTAAACTCCGCTTATGAAATCTTTATATCAAAAAAGATGTGA
- a CDS encoding GAP family protein, with product MTVELLLIIGGLAVLDMLSPATIGVTVYLLLNEKEKRSSQILFYLLIVAGFYFVVGVSLMLGISTLLESVSNIFQNQSISWIIFIIGAILFIASFYVPAKKSPNLPYPKSKGLISIIVLGLSTSLIEVGTAFPYFAAIGILSTSDLTIMEWISILAGYNLIMILPPLLLYFIYLLFGRWMDKPLKNLRESLVKNSGSALSWIMCIVGIILIFNSLDYL from the coding sequence GTGACAGTAGAATTGCTTCTTATAATTGGAGGATTAGCTGTATTAGATATGCTAAGTCCTGCGACAATAGGGGTTACGGTATATCTCCTATTAAACGAGAAAGAGAAACGATCGTCCCAAATTCTTTTCTACCTATTAATCGTTGCTGGTTTTTATTTTGTAGTTGGCGTTTCACTCATGTTAGGTATATCAACTTTGCTTGAAAGCGTCTCAAACATTTTTCAAAATCAATCCATAAGCTGGATCATCTTTATCATTGGGGCCATTTTGTTTATTGCTAGTTTCTATGTTCCTGCAAAGAAAAGTCCTAATCTACCTTATCCAAAATCTAAGGGTTTGATTTCAATCATAGTCCTTGGGTTGTCTACTTCACTTATTGAAGTAGGAACCGCTTTTCCTTACTTTGCTGCAATCGGTATTTTATCTACTAGTGATCTTACAATCATGGAATGGATTAGTATTTTAGCTGGATACAATTTAATCATGATCTTGCCACCACTCTTGTTGTATTTCATATATCTTTTGTTTGGTAGATGGATGGATAAACCTTTAAAAAATCTACGTGAAAGCCTGGTTAAGAATTCTGGTTCAGCTCTTTCATGGATTATGTGTATCGTTGGAATCATACTGATTTTTAATAGTTTGGATTATTTATAA
- a CDS encoding HAD family hydrolase, giving the protein MIKAAMFDLDGTLLDRDESVKLFIEEQYNRFPQLKGYVTKDMYVKRFIELDNRGYVWKDKVYQQISNEFSLPDPSWEDLLSDYINEFKNHCVPFPHLIEMLEDFKSNNFKLGIISNGFGQFQIDNINALGIKEYFDVILISEWEGIKKPDPRIYNVALKQLQVSPNEAIFVGDHPDNDVKAAQDVGMRGIWKRVAHWENVEADYIVDDLLEIPLVIQECNRLDEYHISSGK; this is encoded by the coding sequence ATGATAAAAGCTGCTATGTTTGATTTAGATGGTACACTATTAGATCGGGATGAGTCTGTGAAACTATTTATTGAAGAACAATACAACAGATTTCCGCAGCTAAAAGGTTATGTAACGAAGGACATGTATGTTAAACGATTTATAGAATTAGATAACCGAGGATATGTTTGGAAGGATAAAGTTTATCAGCAAATTTCTAATGAGTTTTCATTACCTGATCCTTCGTGGGAAGATCTTCTTTCTGATTACATAAATGAATTTAAGAACCATTGCGTTCCATTTCCTCATCTTATTGAAATGTTAGAGGATTTTAAAAGTAATAACTTCAAGCTGGGAATCATTTCAAACGGATTCGGACAATTTCAGATTGATAATATAAATGCGTTAGGCATCAAAGAATATTTTGATGTGATATTAATTTCTGAATGGGAAGGAATAAAGAAACCAGATCCTCGAATTTATAATGTAGCCTTAAAGCAACTACAAGTATCTCCTAATGAGGCTATTTTTGTAGGTGATCATCCTGATAATGATGTAAAAGCTGCGCAAGATGTTGGAATGAGAGGGATTTGGAAGAGAGTTGCTCATTGGGAAAATGTTGAAGCAGATTACATAGTGGATGATTTGTTGGAGATTCCTTTAGTTATTCAGGAATGTAATAGATTAGATGAATACCATATTTCATCAGGAAAATAG
- a CDS encoding DUF695 domain-containing protein — MSDNWNFYIDELDGNLASFVVDLDVGEEINIKKYNWLFTVKLTVKSPTELGFPEEIEDELLGELEYDLMEKLYNEDIIQVGRLTTNGTREFFYYAKKEKQFKIIDKQALAIFDNNEYETEISSIEEEEPLSFYYEFLYPNEYHLQQMNNRDLVELLEKENDDLEQLREIQHWIEFQTLKDLKAFEQDIIKKGFKTEDFEQKKNEEGTFTITISREDGVDYEMIDAVTYLIIETAQKYNGEYDGWESPVVLKK, encoded by the coding sequence ATGTCTGATAACTGGAATTTTTATATCGATGAATTGGATGGAAATCTTGCTTCATTTGTTGTTGATTTGGATGTAGGTGAAGAAATTAATATCAAAAAATACAATTGGTTGTTTACAGTGAAACTTACTGTTAAGTCGCCTACTGAGTTAGGTTTCCCTGAAGAAATAGAAGATGAATTACTTGGTGAGCTTGAATATGATCTAATGGAAAAATTATATAATGAAGACATCATTCAAGTTGGACGATTAACTACGAATGGAACACGAGAATTCTTCTATTACGCTAAAAAAGAAAAACAGTTTAAAATTATAGATAAACAGGCACTCGCTATTTTTGATAATAATGAATACGAAACGGAAATCTCAAGTATAGAAGAAGAGGAACCGTTGTCATTTTATTACGAGTTCCTTTATCCAAATGAATATCATCTTCAACAGATGAATAACCGTGATTTAGTGGAATTGCTTGAAAAAGAGAATGACGACCTAGAACAACTCAGAGAGATTCAGCATTGGATTGAGTTTCAAACATTAAAAGATTTAAAAGCATTTGAACAAGACATTATTAAAAAAGGATTTAAAACGGAGGATTTCGAACAGAAAAAGAATGAAGAAGGAACATTTACCATCACAATCTCTCGAGAAGACGGTGTAGATTACGAAATGATTGATGCTGTTACATACCTGATAATTGAAACAGCACAGAAATATAATGGCGAATATGACGGTTGGGAGTCTCCTGTTGTTCTTAAAAAGTAA
- a CDS encoding response regulator transcription factor, with the protein MSTEKILIVEDEKKIARVIQLELEHEGYETETATTGMEGLEKFKSGNWDLILLDVMLPELSGLEVLRRIRATGSHIPIILLTARDALPDKVSGLDLGANDYVTKPFEIEELLARIRAFLRMNQRYTEDQDSEVYELGELTVNLKTREVKRDTTLIELTPREFDLLVFLIRNKNQVLNRDQILSKVWGYDYYGDTNVVDVYIRYLRKKIDSTFSHPYIHTIRGVGYTMKE; encoded by the coding sequence ATGAGCACGGAAAAAATACTAATTGTTGAAGATGAGAAAAAGATAGCCAGGGTTATTCAACTAGAACTTGAACATGAAGGATATGAAACAGAAACAGCTACGACTGGCATGGAAGGATTAGAAAAATTCAAATCAGGCAACTGGGATCTTATTCTGCTCGATGTGATGCTGCCTGAATTAAGCGGCCTAGAGGTATTGAGACGAATCCGAGCTACAGGTAGTCATATTCCAATTATTTTATTAACGGCCAGAGATGCCTTGCCAGATAAAGTGAGCGGGCTAGATCTTGGTGCAAACGATTATGTGACTAAACCGTTTGAAATTGAAGAATTGTTGGCTAGAATCCGAGCATTTCTCCGCATGAATCAACGCTACACAGAAGATCAAGATAGCGAAGTATATGAACTAGGTGAACTGACCGTTAATTTAAAAACGAGGGAAGTTAAGCGTGACACTACCTTAATTGAATTAACACCGAGGGAATTTGATCTTCTTGTTTTCTTGATACGAAACAAAAACCAGGTATTGAACCGTGATCAAATATTATCAAAGGTATGGGGTTACGATTATTATGGCGATACCAATGTTGTAGATGTCTACATACGCTATCTGCGAAAAAAGATTGATTCTACTTTTTCGCACCCCTATATTCATACGATTCGTGGAGTAGGCTACACGATGAAGGAGTAA
- a CDS encoding HAMP domain-containing sensor histidine kinase, whose product MNIKNRITLFSTVWLLIILLITNSGIYLLFQKNLHDNALEGTETRMESLTEAVKTSSETKMNMTQLLRAYLPADSMVRIITESNSVAATSSRITDDDKLDDIKPTYRPNQFSEVKNIDGMIYTVAQHPVIWADGEVVSLQLIEKESSIPNSLQILRIVLIIATLLILIPSYLGGRFLSKLILVPISHLTRTMEENQRLGTYKRITINKKSNDELNNMARTFNRMMDLLENNYKKQEQFVSDASHELRTPLTVIESYAKMLKRWGGSRPEILEEAVEAIHSESIRMKELTQQMLILARDESQVNLQLEQSNLVVMAKNAAKNMNKAYDRNIQVHSNLEDIHVECDSLKIKQVLIILLDNAIKYSSEAIKVELTKQGNSVRLSVSDNGIGISKENLDKVYDRFFRVDQARSRDKGGAGLGLSIAKQIVSAHQGKIDLVSEEEKGTTVTMEIPVKQS is encoded by the coding sequence ATGAACATAAAAAATAGGATAACTTTGTTTTCAACGGTGTGGCTTTTGATCATCCTACTTATTACGAATAGTGGTATCTATCTATTGTTTCAAAAGAATTTACATGATAATGCTCTTGAGGGTACAGAGACAAGGATGGAAAGTTTGACGGAAGCCGTAAAAACTTCTTCTGAAACTAAAATGAACATGACACAGCTATTAAGGGCCTACCTTCCTGCAGATTCAATGGTTCGAATTATTACAGAATCCAATTCTGTAGCTGCCACTTCATCAAGAATTACGGATGATGATAAGCTTGATGATATTAAACCGACATATAGACCGAATCAATTTAGTGAAGTAAAGAACATAGACGGTATGATTTACACCGTTGCTCAACACCCGGTAATTTGGGCAGATGGGGAGGTTGTTTCTTTACAGTTGATCGAAAAAGAATCTTCCATTCCTAACTCTTTGCAAATCTTAAGAATCGTTTTAATTATAGCAACATTACTCATCTTAATTCCTTCTTATTTGGGAGGGCGATTTTTGAGTAAGTTAATTTTAGTTCCGATCAGCCATTTAACACGGACGATGGAAGAAAATCAGAGACTCGGAACGTATAAGCGGATCACGATTAATAAAAAATCGAATGATGAATTAAATAATATGGCAAGAACGTTTAACCGTATGATGGATCTACTCGAAAATAACTATAAAAAGCAAGAACAGTTCGTTTCAGATGCTTCCCATGAACTGAGAACACCGCTTACTGTTATTGAAAGCTATGCAAAAATGCTAAAGCGGTGGGGAGGAAGTAGGCCAGAGATTTTAGAGGAAGCTGTAGAAGCGATCCACTCAGAATCCATTCGGATGAAAGAGTTAACCCAACAAATGCTTATTCTAGCAAGGGATGAGTCGCAAGTGAATCTGCAATTAGAACAATCCAATTTGGTTGTAATGGCTAAAAATGCGGCAAAAAATATGAACAAGGCGTATGACCGTAACATTCAAGTTCATTCCAATTTAGAGGATATTCATGTTGAGTGTGATTCATTAAAAATTAAGCAAGTTCTAATCATCCTTTTAGATAACGCCATTAAGTATAGTTCGGAAGCGATTAAAGTAGAGTTAACCAAACAAGGAAACTCTGTCAGGTTATCCGTATCAGACAATGGGATCGGTATTTCAAAGGAAAATCTAGATAAAGTCTATGATCGATTCTTTCGAGTAGATCAAGCTAGGAGCAGGGATAAAGGTGGAGCGGGCTTAGGACTGTCCATCGCAAAGCAAATTGTTTCTGCTCACCAAGGTAAGATCGATCTAGTTAGCGAAGAAGAAAAGGGAACAACCGTTACAATGGAGATTCCTGTGAAACAGAGTTAA
- a CDS encoding PepSY domain-containing protein: MNKKTAVISGIIIVILLLVFGTREWVNGNQSSTLEKEKINKIVSAKYPGEILSTELTNREDKRQFKTVLKSEQGVYVIWSDAVSGEVLNVKRTEEEESQRKLITKDEAENIAAKDGKVKSAEFDEANKVYLVSVQNEGKTYRLEINGTTGDIKTKKEVESGDEPAQPNTKITEEEARQIAQNEVKGTITDIELDDEDGVIVYEIEIETKTKEAQIIINAFSGEVTSVTMETKDND, from the coding sequence ATGAACAAAAAAACAGCTGTGATTTCTGGAATCATAATCGTTATTCTCCTTCTTGTCTTCGGCACAAGAGAGTGGGTGAATGGAAACCAGAGCAGTACATTAGAAAAAGAGAAAATCAATAAAATCGTAAGCGCAAAATATCCTGGAGAGATTTTATCTACAGAATTAACGAATCGAGAAGATAAACGTCAATTCAAAACAGTGTTGAAAAGTGAACAAGGTGTTTATGTGATCTGGTCTGATGCGGTTTCGGGAGAAGTTCTTAACGTGAAACGAACAGAAGAAGAAGAATCTCAAAGGAAATTGATTACAAAGGATGAAGCGGAAAATATAGCTGCCAAAGATGGTAAAGTGAAGTCTGCTGAGTTTGATGAAGCAAACAAAGTCTATCTTGTTTCTGTCCAGAATGAAGGCAAAACATATCGATTAGAAATTAACGGAACCACTGGGGACATTAAAACTAAAAAAGAGGTTGAATCTGGAGATGAACCAGCTCAACCGAACACAAAAATAACAGAAGAAGAAGCTAGACAAATCGCTCAAAATGAAGTGAAAGGGACTATCACGGATATTGAGCTAGATGATGAAGACGGTGTAATCGTTTATGAAATCGAGATTGAAACAAAAACGAAAGAAGCACAGATAATCATCAATGCGTTCTCTGGTGAAGTAACCTCCGTAACGATGGAAACGAAAGATAATGACTAA
- a CDS encoding PepSY domain-containing protein, which yields MKKLTKIIAGTVLVGGIGVGTYTYVENTPSAFAAKNVISEKQAKDIALEKTKGGTVTEMELDREGLKDKYEIEVLNGEKEFDLDIVAETGKISKVEEGMKDQDDNDNDDDGDDDNNSDDDNESSDRDDQIDPAKIKITSEQAQSIALKKVSGTIKEMSLDDDYVYEFEIQKDGKDIDVNVDAITGEAVVDENDNN from the coding sequence ATGAAAAAACTAACAAAAATTATTGCAGGTACAGTATTAGTCGGTGGTATTGGAGTAGGAACGTATACTTATGTAGAAAATACACCAAGTGCGTTTGCTGCTAAGAATGTCATTTCTGAAAAACAAGCAAAAGACATTGCATTAGAAAAAACAAAGGGCGGAACGGTTACTGAGATGGAACTTGATCGCGAAGGACTAAAGGACAAATATGAGATTGAAGTTCTTAACGGAGAGAAAGAATTTGATCTTGATATCGTTGCAGAAACAGGTAAGATCTCTAAAGTGGAAGAAGGTATGAAAGATCAAGATGACAATGACAACGACGATGATGGAGATGACGATAACAATAGCGATGATGACAATGAAAGCTCGGATCGCGATGATCAGATAGATCCTGCAAAAATTAAGATCACTTCTGAACAAGCGCAGTCCATTGCACTGAAGAAAGTATCAGGAACTATAAAAGAAATGAGTCTTGATGATGATTATGTTTACGAGTTTGAGATTCAAAAAGACGGTAAGGATATAGATGTCAACGTGGATGCTATAACAGGTGAAGCAGTCGTTGATGAGAATGATAACAATTAA
- a CDS encoding TerC family protein: MDSIWLEYGWALLILIGLEGLLSADNALVLAVIAKHLPEDEKKRAISYGILMAFVFRFGALFAISFIANVWQIQAIGAAYLLYLGLKHVIQAKFGKENEKIQEEVEEEAKGKGFWPTVGKIAIADLAFAIDSILAAVALALGLPDSPLGDFGGMDGGQFIVVVLGGVAGLILIKFAATWFVKLLDQRPALETTAYAIVAWVGVKLAVITLAHNDIGVLDHDFPHSTVWTIIFYGVLVGIAVIGWFAPAKSKKTEKSL; the protein is encoded by the coding sequence ATGGATTCAATTTGGTTAGAGTACGGCTGGGCATTATTGATATTAATTGGACTTGAAGGTTTGTTATCTGCTGATAATGCCCTTGTACTAGCGGTTATCGCAAAACATTTACCTGAGGATGAGAAGAAACGGGCGATTAGTTACGGGATTCTTATGGCGTTCGTTTTCCGTTTCGGTGCACTTTTTGCCATTTCATTCATCGCGAACGTTTGGCAGATACAAGCGATCGGAGCAGCTTATCTTTTATACCTCGGATTAAAGCATGTAATACAAGCTAAATTCGGTAAAGAGAATGAGAAGATCCAAGAAGAAGTAGAAGAAGAAGCAAAAGGAAAAGGTTTCTGGCCAACAGTTGGTAAGATCGCTATCGCTGACTTAGCGTTTGCGATCGATTCGATTCTAGCTGCAGTTGCACTTGCTCTAGGTCTTCCAGATTCACCACTTGGTGATTTTGGAGGAATGGACGGTGGACAATTCATCGTCGTTGTTCTTGGAGGAGTTGCGGGTCTAATCTTGATCAAGTTTGCAGCAACTTGGTTTGTTAAGTTGTTAGATCAACGACCTGCATTAGAAACAACTGCTTATGCAATCGTTGCATGGGTAGGTGTGAAGCTAGCGGTAATTACACTTGCTCACAATGATATTGGAGTGTTAGATCACGATTTTCCACATAGTACGGTTTGGACAATCATTTTCTATGGTGTGTTAGTTGGTATAGCGGTAATCGGATGGTTTGCACCGGCTAAATCGAAGAAAACTGAAAAATCTTTATAA
- a CDS encoding class I SAM-dependent methyltransferase produces the protein MKSTEILKMNKQRWEVSAERFFGRTALPEYGPFSLSEAQLKLFGSISGKTVLDIGCGSGHSLQYMGRKGAKELWGLDLCTKQIDTARSVLQDQQVKVTLIESPMEENPGLPNSYFDIVYSIYALGWTTNLSFTFANIYSYLKPGGVFIFSWEHPLHDRLKYEQEQSTFIFNKSYVTEGPEYNEGWQNLAVIHHRKLSTYINALIKAGFMIEKVIDDVCLPDEQSENPARWYSTQKANLVPATFIIKASKK, from the coding sequence GTGAAATCAACTGAAATCTTAAAGATGAATAAACAAAGATGGGAGGTATCAGCCGAACGTTTTTTCGGTCGAACAGCACTCCCAGAGTACGGACCTTTTTCTTTAAGTGAAGCACAACTCAAATTATTTGGTTCAATAAGCGGTAAAACGGTGTTGGATATCGGTTGCGGTAGTGGTCACTCTTTGCAATATATGGGGAGAAAAGGTGCTAAAGAATTATGGGGATTAGATTTGTGTACGAAGCAGATTGACACGGCCAGAAGTGTTTTACAAGATCAACAAGTAAAGGTTACATTAATTGAATCTCCTATGGAGGAGAACCCGGGATTACCAAACAGTTATTTCGATATTGTTTATTCAATTTATGCTTTGGGCTGGACAACAAATTTAAGTTTTACGTTCGCAAATATTTATAGTTATCTCAAACCAGGCGGCGTTTTTATTTTCAGTTGGGAACATCCTCTTCATGATCGGTTGAAATACGAACAAGAACAATCTACGTTTATATTTAACAAGTCTTATGTGACTGAAGGTCCGGAATATAATGAAGGTTGGCAGAATTTAGCCGTCATTCATCACAGAAAATTAAGCACTTACATTAATGCTTTAATTAAAGCAGGTTTTATGATAGAAAAAGTAATAGATGATGTTTGCTTACCAGATGAACAATCGGAGAATCCAGCGAGATGGTATTCCACTCAAAAAGCAAACCTTGTTCCAGCTACTTTTATTATAAAAGCATCAAAAAAGTAA